The window TGCGCCGAGATCGCTCGATTGGGCAAAGAACTGGGTCTTGAAAGTCTCAAACAACGTCACGGTCGCGTGGCTTGTTCCAATTGCCGATTCAAGTATCAAAGCAGCGGCGGGCAAAACATACCATAATCTCATCGATGTATGACTCCAGGGCCACCCAAAGGGGCGGTGCAAATGCAGGGACAGAAATCGCCGAGGCTTACCACCGGCTGTCGCTGACGCGAACGAAAATTAGAGTGCCGAGCGACGGCATGTGGTGCGGCCCAACGGGCCGGGCGCGAAAGGTCGGCTTTTGCCTGTATTAGCTGGCCCAGAGTCGAAAGTGAGACTTGACAGATACAGGGCAAACTTAAGCGGCAGGTGCACGTGTGTCAACCAGGCTAAGCACCTCCCATGGGCCGATAAGTGACCCACGGCCGCGTTTTGAGACGGAGTGCTCGTTGGCCGACGAACGGGGCCGAATGTCCGGCGGGTTAATGCACTTCGTTTGAGTGAGTGGTTCTTCGGCAACTGCCAGCAACTTTCGCTTTGGCAGCCGTCGTCTTCCTGGTTGCCATTGCCCGCGCCCTCGGTCGTTGTGATAATTCGCCGGCACTATTGCGAAGCAGGTCTCGCTGATCTGCAAATGGGCATTACGGATTCGTAAAGCGCCTGTTTTTCAAACCGGCGAGGATCCATTGGGCGAATCCGATGGTTTCGATGTCGGCGTCGCGGCACAGCTCCGCGCATTTTGCCAGCAACGGATGATACCGAACCTAAATTGAGACCAGTTGTCTCCAACATCTTGGGAGAAGATTGCGTCGCGTTATCCTGCTCTCCGATCTTGGTCGAGCGTGGAGCACGCCTTCGATCGCAGTGGAATGTCGCTAAATGCCGTCTAGGTCGCGCGGCGAAGACGGGCAATAAGTAATAAAGCTCTGACCGCATAGAGTCCGTTGCCGACTATCGCGCAACACGCTGCCTTCGGCGTCATTCAATGCGTGGAATCAATGCAGACAGATAAAGTGAAACGTCAAACTAAATCGGGAGGTTCTCGTTGACTCTCGTGCAGGACCCGATCGATGCAAGTGGTGCGAAGGGTGTAGAGAACCGCTCACAAGAGCGGATCGTGCTGCTCACGTTGGCCGCGGTGCAATTCACCAGCATTGTCGACTTCATGGTCATCATGCCGTTGGGTCCGCAATTGATGCGCAGCCTGGAAATCGGGCCCGCACAGTTTGGCCTTGTCGTTTCCTCGTACACCCTGGCAGCAGGAATTGCTGGCCTGGTCGCATCATCGTTGGCCGATCGCTTTGGGCGCAAGGTGGCGTTTCTAGGACTCAACTCGGGTTTTTTAGTGGGCACACTGTTGTGCGGACTAGCGCCGACCTATACGACCTTAGTCTGGGCACGCCTTGCGACCGGTGCTTTTGGAGGCATCCTAGGGGGCATGGCTCTGGCAATTATCGGTGACGTGTTTCCAGAGGAGCGGCGCGGTCGCGCTACAGGCGCGCTCATGTCGGCTTTCGCCCTGGCTTCGGTCGTCGGGGTTCCCTTCGGCCTGTACTTGGGCACTCGCTTTGGCTGGCATGCACCATTTTTATTGCTGGCCGCGTTGGGATGTCCGGTGCTGGCGATTGCAGCGGTGACGCTGCCCCCGCTGCGTGGCCACATTTCCCAGGGCGCTGCGCAGCTGCACCCATTGCGACTTTTGATTGATACCTTCACCCTGCCCAATCACCTGAATGCGTTCGCACTGGTCGTGGCATTGATGTTCTCGGGCTTCAGCGT is drawn from Pirellulales bacterium and contains these coding sequences:
- a CDS encoding MFS transporter — protein: MQDPIDASGAKGVENRSQERIVLLTLAAVQFTSIVDFMVIMPLGPQLMRSLEIGPAQFGLVVSSYTLAAGIAGLVASSLADRFGRKVAFLGLNSGFLVGTLLCGLAPTYTTLVWARLATGAFGGILGGMALAIIGDVFPEERRGRATGALMSAFALASVVGVPFGLYLGTRFGWHAPFLLLAALGCPVLAIAAVTLPPLRGHISQGAAQLHPLRLLIDTFTLPNHLNAFALVVALMFSGFSVFPYVSTYLVSNVGMAESKLPLLFVAGGLLTLITSPLIGRLADRYGKLRVFRIVAPASAVMTLVVTNLAPVPTAVAVGVVAALMVSNSGRMVAAMAMITGSVTPARRGGFMSASSSVQHLAAGLGAYLGGLIIVESTDRSLQNFPIVGVLSAIATILSLWLVGRIRPATAESESSISANQALAAAAEAMCDATEPVV